DNA sequence from the Streptomyces canus genome:
GATCACCGTGGGCGAGCCGGACGACGTCAAGGAGCTGACCGACGGCGCGAAGCTGGAGCTCGCGGGCCTGGAGCTGTCCGTCGCGCACGCGCCGGGCCATACCAAGGGGTCGGTGACCTTCCGGATGCCGGAGACCGCGGAGATCCCTTCCGTGTTCTTCTCCGGGGATCTGCTCTTCGCCGGCTCCATCGGACGCACCGACCTGCCCGGCGGTGACATGGCCGAGATGCTCGACTCGCTGGCCCGCGTGTGCCTGCCGCTCGACGACTCGACCGTGGTGCTGTCCGGCCACGGCCCCCAGACGACCATCGGCCAGGAGCGCGCCACCAACCCGTATCTGCGGGACGTGGCCGCGGGCCAGGGAGCCTCCGAGGCTCCCCGACGAGGAATGTGACAAGAGACTTCGTGAGCACCTTTCAGGCCCCCAAGGGCACGTACGACCTGATCCCGCCGGACAGCGCCAAGTACCTGGCCGTCCGGGAGGCGATCGCCGCTCCGCTGCGCACGTCGGGCTACGGATACATCGAGACGCCCGGCTTCGAGAGCGTCGAGCTGTTCGCGCGCGGGGTCGGTGAGTCCACCGACATCGTCACCAAGGAGATGTACGCCTTCGAGACCAAGGGCGGCACCAAGCTGGCGCTGCGCCCCGAGGGCACGGCCTCCGTGCTGCGTGCGGCGCTGGAGGCCAACCTGCACAAGCTCGGCAACCTGCCGGTCAAGCTCTGGTACTCCGGCTCGTACTACCGCTACGAGCGTCCGCAGAAGGGCCGCTACCGGCACTTCTCGCAGGTCGGTGCCGAGGCGATCGGCGCGGAGGACCCGGCGCTCGACGCCGAGCTGATCATCCTGGCCGACCAGGCGTACCGCTCGCTGGGCCTCAGGAACTTCCGCATCCTGCTCAACAGCCTGGGCGACAAGGAGTGCCGTCCGGTGTACCGGGCCGCGCTCCAGGACTTCCTGCGCGGCCTGGACCTCGACGAGGACACGCTCCGCCGCGCCGAGATCAACCCCCTGCGCGTCCTCGACGACAAGCGGGAGTCGGTGCAGAAGCAGCTCGGGGACGCCCCGCTGCTGCGCGACTACCTCTGCGACGCCTGCAAGGCGTACCACGAGGAGGTCCGCGAGCTGATCACAGCGGCGGGCGTGGTCTTCGAGGACGACCCGAAGCTGGTGCGCGGCCTCGACTACTACACCCGTACGACCTTCGAGTTCGTCCACGAGGGCCTGGGCTCCCAGTCCGCGGTGGGCGGCGGTGGCCGCTACGACGGCCTGTCGGAGATGATCGGCGGCCCGGCCCTCCCGTCCGTGGGCTGGGCGCTGGGCGTCGACCGCACGGTCCTCGCCCTGGAGGCGGAGGGCGTCGAGCTCGAACTCCCCTCGACGACCAGTGTGTTCGCGGTTCCGCTGGGGGAGGAGGCCCGCCGGATCCTGTTCACCAAGGTCACCGAACTCCGCAAGGTGGGCATCGCGGCGGACTTCTGCTACGGCGCCAAGGGCCTCAAGGGCGCCATGAAGAACGCCAACCGCAGCGGCGCCCGCTACACGATCGTCGCCGGCGAACGCGACCTCGCCGAGGGCGTCGTACAGCTAAAGGACATGGAGTCCGGGGAGCAGTCGGCGATCGGGGTCAACGAGATCGTGGCCGAGCTGGAGTCACGCCTGGGCTGAGCGCGACGGAGTGAGGGGGACGAGTTCCCTCACGAGCCCCCTCACTCCAACAGCCCGAACCGCATGGCGCTCGTCACCGCTGCCGTCCGGTCGTCCACTCCCAACTTGGCGAAGACGCGCAGGAGATGGGTCTTCACCGTCGACTCGCCGATGTACAGCCTGCGGCCGATCTCCGCGTTCGTGCAGCCCTCCGCCACCAGACGCAGCACCGCTGTCTCGCGCTCCGAGAGCCGGGGCCGTTCCGGCCTGGTGCGCAGCTGGTCGACCAGGCGGGCCGCGACGGTCGGCGCCAGGACCGTCTCGCCTCGGGCTGCGGCCCGTACGGAATCCGCCAGTTCACCCCGCGGCAGGTCCTTGAGCAGATAGCCGGCGGCGCCAGCCTCCACGGCCCGCAGGATGTCCCGGTCCGTCTCGTACGTCGTCAGGACGATCACCCGGCAGGGCAGCCCCGCCTCCGTCATCCGTACGATCGACTCCACGCCCGAGCCGCCCGGCATCCGTAGGTCCATCAGCACGATGTCGGGCCGGAGTTCGGCCGCCAGCGCCTCCGCCTGCGGTCCGCTGGACGCGTCCGCGATCACCTCCAGGTCCGGTTCCGCGCTCAGCATCGCCCGCAGGCCCTCCCGCACGACCGGGTGGTCGTCGGCCAGGATGATCCGGATCATGAACAGCTCCTCGGAGGCGGCACGGGCAGGCGAACGGTGACCCTGGTGCCGCCGCCGGGCGCGCTGTGCACCCGCACCGTCCCGCCGACCTCGGTGGCGCGGGCACGGAGCCCCGCCAGACCGTAGCCGTCACAGGCGGCCCCCGGGTCGAAGCCGTGACCGTCGTCCCGTACGGACAGGGTGAGGCTCTCGTCGGCATAGTCGAGGTCGATGGTCACGGTCGCCGAACTCCCCGCGTGCTTACGGCAGTTCGTCAGCGCTTCCTGGCAGGAGCGCAGAGCGACGACCTCGGCGCCCGCGGGCAGCGGACGGACCTGGCCGGTCACGGCGAGCTTCGCGGAGTGCCGGGCCGTCAGCCGGAACAGGGCGTCCGGCAGCGTGGCGCCGTCCAGGTCGGCGGGGGTGCCGTCGGTGACCAGGGCCCGTGCCTCGGCGAGGTTCAGCCGGGCCGTCTCGTCCATCAGGGCCAGATGACGGCGGGCCTGCGGCATGTCGTAGTCGAGCTCGGCCTCGACGGCCTGGATCAGCATCAGCAGGCTGGTGAAGCCCTGGGCGAGGGTGTCGTGGATCTCCCGGGCCATCCGCTGCCGCTCGGTCAGCGCCCCGTGTGCCGCGGACAGCCGCGAGACCTCGTGCCGGCTCGTGTCCAACTCGGCGATCAGAGCCGCCCGTTCCTGGCTCTGCTCGATGATCCGGATGACATAGCTGCCGACGGCCACCGAGAAGACCAGGGTGACGACGGCGAACAGGCCGTTGAAGAAGACGTCCTGCTCGCTCGGCCGCCACAGCAGCGCCCAGCCCGCCACGGGGGCGAGATTGATCACCGCCACGGCGGTCGGAGCCCACCGCATCCGCAGCGTCATGAAGCACTGGGGGACGAGAGCGAAGGTCATCAGCCGGGTCTCGCCGACCAGGATCGCCGACGGCAGGAACAGCGCCATCATCGCGCCGAGGTAGACGAGAGCCTTGCGCGCGTCGGGCGGATCCTGCCGGAGCAGGGGACGCCCGACCCGTACGAAGAGCGGGACCAGCGGGACCAGCAACGCCGCCGCCGTGACGCGGACCGGCCACCCGGGGTGCCCCGCGCCCAGCACGAACACCAGGGTGGCCAGCCAGATCAGCGCGAAGTAGGTGTCCCAGAGCCGGAAGGAACGGTCCCACGAGTACGCGCCCACGGCGTCGGCCGGAGCGGTCATCCGTCGCGCCGGTTCTTCCACCGGAAGGTCAGCAGACACAGCAGCAATCCTCCGACGCACCACGCCCCCAGCACCAGGGCGGTGCGCCCGAACTCCCAGCCGCCGGCCTGCTCCAGGACCTGCGCCGAGTCCGGCAGGAACACCCCGCGCAGCCCCTGGCACATCCACTTCAGGGGGAACAGCGCGCCGATGTTCAGCATCCAGTCCGGGATCGTGTCGATCGAGATGTACACCCCGGAGATGAACTGGAGGACCAGGAAGGGCAGGACGACCACGGAGCTCGCGCTCTTGCTGGACTTGGGCACCGAACTGATCGCGATGCCGAGCAGCGCGCACCCCGTGAGACCGAGCACGAAGATCCAGGCGAACGCGAACCATTTGCCGGCGTCCGACGGCAGCTCGACGTCGTACAGCGTGGTGCCGACGAGCAACAGGAGCGCCGTCTCCAGGATGCCGGTGAACAGAACCAGCCAGATCTTGCCGAGAAAGTACGCCGCCGGCGGCATCGGGGTCCCGCGCAGCCTGCGCAGCATCTTCTCGTCCCGCTCGACGGCGATCGAGATGCCGAGCGACTGGAAACTCGTCGACATGATGCCGGCGGCCATCATCGCCGGCACGTACAACTGCGAGGCCTTGATGCCGGCCCCCTCCACGTCGTCGCTGAAGATCGACGCGAACAGGAACAGGAAGACCACCGGAAAGGCGAAGGTGAACACCACCTGGTCGCGCTGGCGGAAGAACTGCCTGATCTCCAGGGCGCCCCGCCTCAGTCCGAGCCCCCAGACTCCGGGCAGCCTCGCGGTACGAGCATCGGTCCGGGACCGTACGGCGGTCGTGGTCATCGCGCGTCCTCCTGTCCGGTGAGCCGGAGGTAGACGTCCTCCAGCGTGGGGCGGCTGACCTGGAGCCCCGGGATCTCGCCGTCGAAGCGGCGCATCAGCGCGGCGACCGTCCTGGTCGGGGTGGCGGTGCGCTCCGTGCGCGGGTTGCCGTCCGGCTCGGTCCACTCGACGGTGGCGCCGGTGCCGTACCGCTCCCGCAGAGCGGCGGGCTCGTCCTCGGCGACGACCGTGCCCCGGGAGATCACGGCCAGCCGGTCGGCGAGCGCCTCGGCCTCCTCCAGGTAGTGCGTGGTGAGCAGGATCGTCGTGCCCTCTTCGGACAGTTTGCGGATCAGGTCCCAGAACTGGCGCCGGGCCGCCGGGTCGAATCCGGTCGTCGGCTCGTCCAGGAGCAGCAGCTCGGGGCCGCCGATCACACCGAGCGCCACATCGAGCCGCCGCCGCTGCCCGCCCGACAGGGCCTTGATCCGGCTGCCCGCCTTGGCCTCCAGACCCACCAGCCCGATGACCTCCTCCGGGTCCCGCGGCCGTGGGTAGTAGCGGGCGAAATGCCGGACGGTCTCCGTGACCGTCAACTCGGCGGGCGCGGATTCGTCCTGCCAGACGATTCCGACTTTTGCACGCCACGCGCGCGTGCCGTGCGCCGGGTCCACGCCGAGCACGGACACCTCACCCGCGTCCCGGTCCCGGTTGCCCTGGAGAATTTCCACCGTGGTGCTCTTGCCCGCGCCATTGGGCCCGAGCAGGCCGAACACCTCGCCTCTGCGGATGCCGAGATCGATCCCGTCGACCGCGGTCACGTCGCCGTACTGCTTGCGCAGCCCCCGAACGTCCACCGCGAGTTCGTTCGCCTGTGTGGTCATGCCTGTGAGCATCGGCCGGAACCGAACGTTCAGGGCCGACCGTGCGTACTTCCTTATGTCCACCGAACGGTGGACAAGCCTCCGGGTGCGGCACAATGGCCCCTGCCCGAAGAAGGTCCAACTCTCAAGCAGACGGATCGGCGTGATGAGCAAGACCACAGTGAAAGACGTCTCCACGGAGCCCGGGCCCTCGTCGGCGAGCGACGACGGCGCGCCCCGGACGGTGGGCGGCAGCCGTGCCTTCGCGCTGTTGCTGGTGATCACCGGCGCCGCCGGACTGCTCGCCGCGTGGGTCATCACGATCGACAAGTTCAAGATCCTCGAGGGCAAGGTCAGCGGCAAGACGTTCACGCCGAGCTGCTCCCTCAACCCGATCGTCTCCTGCGGCAGCGTGATGGAGAGCAAGCAGGCCGCCGCCTTCGGGTTCCCCAACCCGATGCTCGGCCTCGTCTGCTACGGCATCGTCATCTGCGTCGGCATGACCCTGCTGGCCCGTGCCACCTTCCCGCGCTGGTACTGGCTCACCTTCAACTTCGGCACGCTCTTCGGCGTGCTCTTCGTCACCTGGCTCCAGTTCCAGTCGCTGTACCGGATCAACGCGCTGTGCCTGTGGTGCTCGCTGGCCTGGGTCGCCACGATCACGATGTTCTGGTACGTGACCTCGTTCAACATCCGCAACGACCTGCTGCCGTCCCCGGGCTGGCTCAAGCGCTTCCTCTCCGAGTTCACCTGGGTCCTGCCGGTCACCCACTGCGGCATCATCGCCATGCTGATCCTGACCCGCTGGGGCGACAAGCTCTGGGCCTGACCGACGGCCCACGGCGTTGTCAGTGGCGTGACATAGGGTTTTGAACGTGGAGCCCGATCTGTTCACCGCCGCGGCAGAAGAACGCCAGGAGAAGGACCCGGCCGGCAGCCCCCTGGCGGTCCGGATGCGCCCGCGCACCCTCGACGAGGTGGTGGGCCAGCAGCACCTGCTCAAGCCGGGTTCGCCGCTGCGCCGACTGGTCGGCGAGGGCAGCGGCGGTCCCGCCGGACCGTCCTCGGTGATCCTCTGGGGCCCGCCCGGCACCGGCAAGACGACCCTGGCCTACGTCGTCTCCAAGGCCACCAACAAGCGCTTCGTGGAGCTCTCCGCGATCACCGCCGGCGTCAAGGAGGTCCGCGCGGTCATCGACGGCGCCCGCCGCGCCACCGGCGGCTTCGGCAAGGAGACCGTCCTCTTCCTCGACGAGATCCACCGCTTCAGCAAGGCCCAGCAGGACTCCCTGCTCCCCGCGGTCGAGAACCGCTGGGTGACCCTGATCGCGGCGACCACCGAGAACCCGTACTTCTCGATCATCTCCCCGTTGCTGTCCCGGTCCCTGCTGCTGACCCTCGAACCCCTCACCGACGACGACGTCAGAGGACTGCTGAAGCGGGCGCTGAGCGACGAGCGCGGCCTGAAGGGCGCCGTCGCCCTCCCCGAGGACACCGAGGACCACCTCCTGCGGATCGCCGGCGGCGACGCCCGCCGTGCCCTGACCGCCCTGGAGGCCGCCGCCGGGGCAGCCCTCGACAAGGGCGAGCCGGAGATCACCCTCACCACGCTGGAGGAGACGGTCGACCGCGCGGCCGTGAAGTACGACCGCGACGGCGACCAGCACTACGACGTGGCCAGCGCCCTCATCAAGTCCATCAGGGGCTCCGACGTCGACGCGGCCCTGCACTACCTGGCCCGCATGATCGAGGCCGGTGAGGACCCCCGCTTCATCGCCCGCCGACTGATGATCTCCGCCAGCGAGGACATCGGCCTCGCCGACCCGAACGCCCTGCCCATCGCGGTCGCCGCCGCCCAGGCCGTGGCGATGATCGGCTTCCCCGAGGCCGCGCTGACATTGAGCCACGCCACCATCGCGCTCGCCCTGGCCCCCAAGTCCAACGCCGCGACGACGGCGATCGGCGCGGCCATGGAGGACGTACGCAAGGGGCTGGCCGGGCCGGTACCGCCGCATCTGCGCGACGGGCACTACAAGGGCGCCGCCAAGCTCGGTCACGCGCAGGGGTACGTCTACCCGCACGACCTGCCCGAGGGGATCGCCGAGCAGCAGTACGCCCCGGACGCCATCAAGGACCGTGCGTACTACGAACCCACCCGGCACGGCGCCGAGGCCCGGTACGCGGACGCCGTGGAGTGGACCCGCAAGCACCTCGGTCGCAAGCGGTCCTGAGCACCCTGTAGAATCCTCGAAGCGCTGTGTCCCGTGCAGTCAGAACGGGACGGTCAGCCGGAACCCCCCAGTGGGGTTCCAGGAGCGTCGCGCACCGTTCGAATGGTGTCGCGGGCAGCCCACCACCGCTCGCGGTAGGTGGGCCACTCGCGTGCTGCACATATGTGCCCAGACCAGGGGAGCGGCTGCCCACCAGGTTCCTCGAGGACCCGGCGGGTTTCCCCGGCTGCGGATGCGACCTCCCATAACTCTGACGAGCCGAACACCAAGAGATGAGAGATTGTGGCGAACCAGCCCCGCCCCAAGGTCAAGAAGTCGCGTGCCCTCGGCATCGCGCTGACCCCGAAGGCCGTCAAGTACTTCGAGGCCCGTCCCTACCCCCCGGGTGAGCACGGCCGTGGCCGCAAGCAGAACTCGGACTACAAGGTCCGTCTGCTCGAGAAGCAGCGTCTGCGCGCGCAGTACGACGTGTCCGAACGTCAGCTCGTCCGCGCCTACGAGCGTGCCGCCAAGACCCAGGGCAAGACCGGTGAGGCCCTGGTCATCGAGCTCGAGCGCCGTCTCGACGCGCTGGTCCTGCGTTCGGGCATCGCCCGCACGATCTACCAGGCCCGCCAGATGGTCGTCCACGGCCACATCGAGGTCAACGGTCAGAAGGTCGACAAGCCGTCCTTCCGCGTCCGCCCCGACGACGTCGTGATGGTCCGCGAGCGCAGCCGCAGCAAGACGCTGTTCGAGGTCGCCCGCGCCGGTGGATTCGCCCCCGACGGCGAGACCCCGCGCTACCTCCAGGTGAACCTCGGCGCCCTGGCGTTCCGCCTGGACCGTGAGCCGAACCGCAAGGAGATCCCGGTGATCTGCGACGAGCAGCTCGTCGTCGAGTACTACGCCCGCTGATCACCGGCAGGCCGTAGGACACGCACCACTTCAGCCCGCCGTCTCCCCGCCCTTCCGGGTGGGCGAGGCGGCGGGTTGCTGCATGTCGAGGGTCACGCGCGCGTGCCGCACCGAACCCCGCGGCGCCGGCAGCCCCTCGAGCGGGCGGGTGCGGCGCAGCGCCCGTGACACCGCGGCGTCCCGCCCGAGCGACCGGCCCTGTCGTACGCACTCCTCGTACCGTTGGTCGCCCAGCCGCTCCCGGGCCGTCGCCTCGCACCGCTCGTGCGGGGCGTCGTAGTGGACCGAACCGAACAGGGGCAGGCCCACCGACGGCCACAGCGAGGCCGCCGCGCCCTGCAGCACGGCCGCCTCGGCCGGATCGCCCTCGGTCACGGTGACCAGAGCCAGCAACTCGATGGACAGGACCGAGCCGAGCAGGTCGTGGAAGGCGTGCGCGCAGGCCAGGCAGTCGGTGAGCAGCTCACGCGCGCGGGCCGCGTCCCCCTCGCTCCAGGCCGCGTAGGCCAGGACGTACAGCGCGTACGACCGGGCCCATCGCTCGCCGTGGTCCTCGCACACCTGGCGCACGTCCTGGCACAGCCGCACCGCGTCCGGAAGATCGCCCAGGAAGGCGCGGGCCATCGCCAGCTCGACCTGCGCCATCAGCACGTTGCTGTTGAGCTCGCCGATCTCCTGGTAGCGCGCCAGCGAAGAGCGCAGCAGCCTCTCCGCGCGGGGCATGTCGTCCGAGACGAGCGCCAGACAGCCGGTGCGGTGTTCGGCGTACGCCACGGCCGTCGGATTCGCGGAGCGCTCCGCCTCCTCGCGGCACTCCTGGAGCGCCGCCAGCGCCGGCACGGTGTCGCCCTGGAGGATCGCCACATGGCCGAGGACCCACAGGGCCTTCAGGCGGGCGGGCTCATGGCCGGGCTCGAGTTCGACGCTGCGCTCCAGCCAGTGCCGCCCCTCGGACAGCCGGCCGCAGCCGACCCAGCAGAACCAGAGGGAGCCCGCGAGATGCAGGCCCAGCTCCGCCCCGTCCGGTTCGGTCAGGCAGTACTCCAGGGCGCAGCGCAGGTTCGGCAGTTCGGCCTCGATCCGTGCGGCCACCTCGTTCTGCCGCGGGGAGAACCACTCCAGCTCGCACCAGGTCGCCAGGCCCACGTACCAGTCGCGGTGCCGCCTGCGCAGCCGGACCGCGTCACCCGTCGCCTCCAGCCACTCGGCGCCGTACGCACGAACCGTGTCGAGCATGCGGTAGCGCACGCCGGTCGCGGTCTCCTCACGGGTCACCACCGACTGGGCGAGCAGCGCGGACAGGACGTCGAGGACGTCGTCGGCGTGCAGACCGCCGCCGCTGCACACGTACTCGGCGGCCTCCAGATCGAACTGTCCGGCGAACACCGAGAGCCGCGACCACAGCAACCGCTCCCCGGGCGTGCACAGTTCATGGCTCCAGCCGATCGCCGTGCGCAGTGTCCGATGGCGGGGGAGGGCGTCCCTGCCGCCGCCCGTCAGCAGTCGGAACCGGTCGTCGAGCCGCTCCAGCAACTGCCCGGGGGACAGCGCTCCCAGCCGGCCCGCGGCCAGCTCGATCGCCAGCGGGATGCCGTCCAGACGCCGGCACAGCTCCCGTACGTGCGGATCGCCGCCGGCCGTCGCCACCCCGTGCCGCCCGGCGCGCTCCCGGAACAGTTCCGCTGCCTCGTCCTCGCTCAGCGGGCCCAGCGCGAACACCTGCTCGCCGGACACGGCCAGCGGTCGGCGTCCCACGGCGAGGACGGCCAGGCCCGGCACCTTCCCCAGCAGATCGACCACCAGAGCCGCGCACGCGTCCACCAGATGCTCGAAACCGTCGAGGACCAGCAGCAGTCGACGCCCGGCGAGGTGCGCGAGGAGCGTCTCGCGCGGCAGCCGCGTGGTGTGGTCCGTCAGACCCAGCGCCTCCACGACGGCGTAGTCGACGAACTCCGGATCGCGCACGGCGGCCAGTTCGACCCTCCCCCACGGCGCGCACCGCCCGCTCGCCACCCGCGCCGCGAGCCGCGACTTGCCGATACCGCCAGGACCGGTCACCGTCACCAGCCGCGAGGTGTCGAGCGCCCGTGCCAGCCTGGAGAGTTCCGCGCTCCGGCCGACGAAGCCGTCGAGCTCCAGGGAGGGATTGCCGTTCACCTCGGTGCCCTCGGGCTGATCACTGCGCATGGAACACGGAGCGTACTCAAGCGTGTTCACCGCGTACAACCGCTGCGGGACGGCCCGCGTGCGGGCGAGGGGTAATCCGGTGCGGAGCGCCGTCCCCGGCGCGATAGGCTCGGCGGAGACTTTTTTCATAGACAGCACGTTTCAGGGAGCGGGTGCACACAGTGTCCGGTGGAGAGGTTGCCGGGATCCTGGTGGCCGTCTTCTGGGCGATCCTGGTCTCCTTCCTCGCCGTCGCGCTGGCGAGGCTGGCCCAGACGCTCAAGGCGACCACCAAGCTCGTGGCGGACGTGACCGACCAGGCCGTCCCGTTGCTGGCCGATGCCTCCACCGCGGTACGTTCCGCGCAGACCCAGATCGAACGGGTCGACGCGATCGCCTCGGACGTCCAGGAGGTCACGTCGAACGCCTCCGCGCTGTCCACCACCGTCGCCTCCACCTTCGGCGGCCCCCTGGTCAAGGTCGCGGCCTTCGGCTACGGCGTGCGCCGCGCGATCAGCGGCCGCAAGGACGACGTGCCCGCCAAGACACCCCGGCGTACCGTGATCGTGGGCCGGGCGGTTTCCCGGGGCCGCGGGAAGAAGGACTGAGGCTCAAGAGATGTTCCGCCGTACTTTCTGGTTCTCCACGGGCGTGGCCGCGGGTGTCTGGGCCACCACCAAGGTGAATCGCAAGCTGAAGCAGCTGACCCCCGAGAACCTCGCCGTGACCGCGGCCAACAAGGCGATCGAGACGGGTGCCCGTCTCAAGGACCGCGCGGTCGGCTTCGCGCTCGACGTCCGGGACAACATGGCCCAGCGGGAGGCCGAGCTGACGGATGCCCTCGGTATCCACGACAGTCCCGAACTCCCCGCACCCCGGCGCGTCGCCGCCATCGAGAACACGACGTACACCACGCACTCGTACAACCGGAATGAGGACCACTGATGGAGTCGGCCGAGATTCGCCGCCGCTGGCTGAGCTTCTACGAGGAGCGCGGGCACACCGTCGTCCCTTCGGCGTCGCTCATCGCGGACGACCCGACTCTGCTCCTGGTCCCCGCCGGCATGGTGCCCTTCAAGCCGTACTTCCTCGGTGAGGTCAAGCCCCCGTGGGCGCGCGCCACCAGCGTCCAGAAGTGCGTGCGCACGCCTGACATCGAAGAGGTGGGCAAGACCACCCGGCACGGCACCTTCTTCCAGATGTGCGGCAACTTCTCCTTCGGCGACTACTTCAAGGAAGGCGCCATCAAGTACGCCTGGGAGCTGCTCACCAGCCCCCAGGACAAGGGTGGTTACGGCCTGGAGCCGGAGAAGCTCTGGATCACCGTCTACAAGGACGACGACGAGGCCGAGCGCATCTGGCACGAGATCATCGGCGTGCCCAAGGAGCGCATCCAGCGCCTCGGCATGAAGGACAACTACTGGTCCATGGGCGTCCCCGGACCCTGTGGCCCCTGTTCCGAGATCAACTACGACCGCGGCCCCGAGTTCGGCGTCGAGGGCGGCCCCGCCGCCAACGACGAGCGGTACGTGGAGATCTGGAACCTCGTCTTCATGCAGTACGAGCGCGGTGAGGGCATCGGCAAGGACAACTTCGAGATCCTCGGCGAGCTCCCCAGC
Encoded proteins:
- a CDS encoding ATP-binding protein; the encoded protein is MRSDQPEGTEVNGNPSLELDGFVGRSAELSRLARALDTSRLVTVTGPGGIGKSRLAARVASGRCAPWGRVELAAVRDPEFVDYAVVEALGLTDHTTRLPRETLLAHLAGRRLLLVLDGFEHLVDACAALVVDLLGKVPGLAVLAVGRRPLAVSGEQVFALGPLSEDEAAELFRERAGRHGVATAGGDPHVRELCRRLDGIPLAIELAAGRLGALSPGQLLERLDDRFRLLTGGGRDALPRHRTLRTAIGWSHELCTPGERLLWSRLSVFAGQFDLEAAEYVCSGGGLHADDVLDVLSALLAQSVVTREETATGVRYRMLDTVRAYGAEWLEATGDAVRLRRRHRDWYVGLATWCELEWFSPRQNEVAARIEAELPNLRCALEYCLTEPDGAELGLHLAGSLWFCWVGCGRLSEGRHWLERSVELEPGHEPARLKALWVLGHVAILQGDTVPALAALQECREEAERSANPTAVAYAEHRTGCLALVSDDMPRAERLLRSSLARYQEIGELNSNVLMAQVELAMARAFLGDLPDAVRLCQDVRQVCEDHGERWARSYALYVLAYAAWSEGDAARARELLTDCLACAHAFHDLLGSVLSIELLALVTVTEGDPAEAAVLQGAAASLWPSVGLPLFGSVHYDAPHERCEATARERLGDQRYEECVRQGRSLGRDAAVSRALRRTRPLEGLPAPRGSVRHARVTLDMQQPAASPTRKGGETAG
- a CDS encoding DUF948 domain-containing protein, with amino-acid sequence MSGGEVAGILVAVFWAILVSFLAVALARLAQTLKATTKLVADVTDQAVPLLADASTAVRSAQTQIERVDAIASDVQEVTSNASALSTTVASTFGGPLVKVAAFGYGVRRAISGRKDDVPAKTPRRTVIVGRAVSRGRGKKD